A window of Planctomycetota bacterium contains these coding sequences:
- a CDS encoding tetratricopeptide repeat protein: protein MLRIAAPLVLTLLCLRAQAAEAPPAKAEAPPVAAETLVLFAEGVQLKLQEKYAEAIEKFAQVVARDKESAEAYFEMGFCHYRLGKSQEAAAALKRALELDPENGPAHETLAFVYNAMGARDKALDELEAAARAAKRPRNHEGLVQRIAWIYERQGDYKNAIKWYQYLLDCGYRDRKSYLALGILQLKSKLYEDALASFREVIRRTSSEEPAVDDVAAAYGQLTEAERAEALRRHEATAANSDDPATLEALALAYQAAGRTDEMLRTLERAASVASARTETQKEFLAEHFEEAGDLPRAIEWRLKILASRKNPPAEGFLRLAALYAKHEEMEKAADAFRKALAAEPRRRDLLTRVADCYAELYQWDRAAAVLEEFLKDRELGPADAEAVFDLAQVYEQAGKADLAKERKAQAFGLLAAAVGKSQNKATEAQLHLSLAELYYNDKQPDKALGYLLIAQQLDDADPRKLLLLAGGYKRVQNWTEAAATLEKYLEKDSKSFAAAAALYEMSTCLACAGKAEAAEAARERAAKLLLDLAEASRNDAARAAVQLQLGEMDLQRNQPKTATEHLLEALRLDPKQSLAHLHLAQCYQMLGDWSRAAAHTKSYLDATGGGEARARILYRLGVAQTRSGQPDLGKQNKLQAIQLLTEALATLEREQRGTPTHKAEIYRDLAGLYAGEKDLAKALDAIQRAIQLAPAAKRADYQLVLASLLDDLKRHDESEKVLLEAYKAEPTNPSVLNHLGYFYAERAKSLDQAVDLVKKALHYEPLNGAYLDSLGWAYYQQGKHQEALELLLRAVRHEEDAVIRDHLGDAYHKLGKLAEAREAWAQALLLDPEIEGVAQKLKDTEPPAPPKAPEKGEKP, encoded by the coding sequence GTGCTCCGCATCGCCGCCCCCCTCGTGCTGACGCTCCTGTGCCTGCGGGCCCAGGCCGCCGAAGCCCCTCCCGCGAAGGCCGAGGCCCCGCCGGTCGCGGCCGAGACCCTCGTGCTCTTCGCCGAAGGAGTGCAGCTCAAGCTCCAGGAGAAGTACGCCGAGGCGATCGAGAAGTTCGCCCAGGTGGTGGCGCGCGACAAGGAGTCGGCCGAGGCGTACTTCGAGATGGGCTTCTGCCACTACCGCCTCGGCAAGAGCCAGGAGGCCGCCGCCGCACTCAAGCGCGCCCTCGAGCTCGACCCTGAGAATGGCCCGGCGCACGAGACCCTCGCCTTCGTCTACAACGCCATGGGTGCGCGCGACAAGGCCCTCGACGAGCTCGAGGCCGCCGCCCGCGCCGCCAAGCGCCCCAGAAACCACGAGGGCCTCGTCCAGCGCATCGCCTGGATCTACGAGCGCCAGGGCGACTACAAGAACGCGATCAAGTGGTACCAGTACCTGCTCGATTGCGGCTACCGCGACCGCAAGAGCTACCTCGCCCTCGGCATCCTGCAACTCAAGTCGAAGCTCTACGAGGACGCGCTGGCCAGCTTCCGCGAGGTCATCCGCCGCACCTCGTCGGAGGAGCCCGCGGTGGACGACGTGGCCGCCGCCTACGGCCAGCTCACCGAGGCCGAGCGCGCCGAGGCCCTGCGCCGCCATGAGGCGACAGCGGCAAACTCCGACGATCCGGCCACCCTCGAAGCCCTGGCCCTCGCCTACCAGGCCGCCGGGCGCACGGACGAGATGCTCCGCACCCTCGAGCGCGCCGCCAGCGTCGCGTCGGCCCGCACCGAGACCCAGAAGGAGTTTCTCGCCGAGCATTTCGAGGAGGCCGGCGACCTGCCTCGCGCCATCGAGTGGCGCCTCAAGATCCTCGCCAGCCGCAAGAACCCGCCGGCCGAGGGCTTCCTCCGCCTCGCCGCCCTCTACGCCAAGCACGAGGAGATGGAGAAGGCCGCCGACGCCTTCCGCAAGGCCCTCGCCGCCGAGCCTCGGCGCCGTGACCTGCTGACCCGCGTGGCCGACTGCTATGCGGAACTCTACCAGTGGGACAGGGCGGCGGCCGTCCTCGAAGAGTTCCTCAAGGACCGCGAACTCGGCCCCGCCGATGCCGAGGCCGTGTTCGACCTCGCGCAAGTCTACGAGCAGGCCGGCAAGGCGGACCTGGCCAAGGAGCGCAAGGCCCAGGCCTTCGGGCTCCTGGCCGCGGCCGTCGGCAAGAGCCAGAACAAGGCCACCGAGGCCCAGCTCCACCTGAGCCTCGCCGAGCTCTACTACAACGACAAGCAGCCCGACAAGGCCCTCGGCTACCTGCTCATCGCCCAGCAACTCGACGATGCCGACCCCAGGAAACTCCTTCTCCTCGCCGGCGGCTACAAGCGGGTCCAGAACTGGACCGAGGCCGCCGCCACCCTCGAGAAGTACCTGGAGAAGGACAGCAAATCGTTCGCCGCAGCCGCGGCCCTCTACGAAATGTCCACCTGCCTGGCGTGCGCCGGCAAGGCCGAGGCGGCCGAGGCGGCCCGCGAGCGCGCCGCCAAGCTGCTTCTCGACCTCGCCGAGGCCAGCCGCAACGATGCAGCCCGGGCCGCCGTGCAGTTGCAGCTCGGCGAGATGGACCTCCAGCGCAACCAGCCGAAGACCGCCACCGAGCACCTCCTCGAAGCCTTGCGCCTGGACCCCAAGCAGTCGCTCGCCCATCTCCACCTGGCCCAGTGCTACCAGATGCTGGGCGACTGGAGCCGCGCGGCCGCGCACACCAAGAGCTATCTGGACGCCACCGGGGGCGGCGAGGCCCGCGCCCGAATCCTCTATCGCCTGGGCGTGGCCCAGACCCGCAGCGGGCAGCCCGACCTCGGCAAGCAGAACAAGCTCCAGGCCATCCAGCTTCTCACCGAGGCGCTCGCCACGCTCGAGAGGGAGCAGCGCGGCACCCCGACCCACAAGGCCGAGATCTACCGCGACCTCGCCGGACTCTACGCCGGCGAGAAGGACCTGGCCAAGGCCCTCGACGCCATCCAGCGCGCCATCCAGCTCGCCCCGGCGGCCAAGCGCGCCGACTACCAGCTCGTGCTCGCCTCGCTGCTCGACGACCTCAAGCGCCACGACGAGAGCGAGAAGGTGCTCCTCGAAGCCTACAAGGCCGAGCCGACCAACCCCTCGGTGCTCAACCACCTGGGCTACTTCTACGCCGAGCGCGCCAAGAGCCTCGACCAGGCCGTGGACCTGGTGAAGAAGGCCCTGCACTACGAGCCGCTCAACGGCGCCTATCTCGACAGCCTCGGCTGGGCCTACTACCAGCAGGGCAAGCACCAGGAGGCGCTCGAGCTTCTCCTGCGCGCGGTCCGCCATGAGGAGGACGCCGTCATCCGCGACCACCTCGGCGACGCCTATCACAAGCTGGGCAAGCTCGCCGAGGCCCGCGAGGCCTGGGCCCAGGCCCTCCTCCTCGACCCCGAGATCGAAGGCGTCGCCCAGAAGCTCAAGGACACCGAGCCCCCCGCGCCTCCCAAGGCGCCCGAGAAGGGCGAGAAGCCATGA
- a CDS encoding YebC/PmpR family DNA-binding transcriptional regulator — protein sequence MSGHSHWATIKHKKAATDAKKGKLFSKLAKDIIMAAQQGGGDPDANFSLRAAIDAAKAANVPKDNIERAIKRGTGELPGITYERLTYEGYGPHGVALLVDVVTDSRNRTASELRKIFSTRGGKMEGSVAWMFEAKGLITLPADAIAEDELMELVLNAGADDLVRSGDTYEITTSPQEFNRVKQALADRGLTPEVAELTRLPQQLIKLEGEAAQKVMNLLEELEDHDDVQNVYTNFDAQTEATAAK from the coding sequence ATGTCCGGTCACTCGCATTGGGCTACGATCAAACACAAGAAGGCCGCCACCGACGCCAAGAAGGGCAAGCTCTTCTCGAAGCTGGCCAAGGACATTATCATGGCCGCCCAGCAGGGCGGCGGCGACCCCGACGCCAATTTCTCGCTCCGGGCCGCCATTGACGCCGCCAAGGCCGCCAACGTGCCCAAAGACAACATCGAACGCGCCATCAAGCGCGGCACGGGCGAGCTGCCCGGCATCACCTACGAGCGCCTGACCTACGAAGGCTATGGCCCCCACGGCGTCGCCCTGCTTGTGGACGTGGTGACCGACAGCCGCAACCGCACGGCCTCCGAGCTCCGCAAGATCTTCTCGACCCGCGGCGGCAAGATGGAGGGCTCGGTCGCCTGGATGTTCGAGGCCAAGGGCCTCATCACCCTGCCCGCCGACGCCATCGCGGAGGACGAGCTGATGGAGTTGGTCCTCAATGCCGGCGCCGACGACCTGGTGCGCAGCGGCGACACGTACGAGATCACCACGTCGCCGCAAGAGTTCAACCGGGTCAAGCAGGCCCTGGCCGACCGCGGCCTCACCCCCGAGGTCGCCGAGCTCACGCGGCTGCCCCAGCAGCTCATCAAGCTGGAAGGCGAGGCCGCGCAGAAGGTCATGAACCTCCTCGAGGAGCTCGAGGACCACGACGACGTGCAGAACGTCTACACCAACTTCGATGCCCAGACCGAGGCCACGGCGGCCAAGTAG
- a CDS encoding radical SAM protein has translation MSTAPRESQRCSLCPRACGARRADGPLGYCRTGAGFHVGSICLHRGEEPVLGGERGLCNVFFTRCNLQCVYCQNHQISRNRGPIVEHELTLEQAVACIGRALDTGARHVGFVSPSHCVPQMRALIAALRGRSPRPVFVMNTNAYDRADTLAALEAEVDVYLPDLKYLDAELAGQLSDAPDYPAVAAEALREMYRQKGSRLVLDADGQAVGGLIIRHLVLPGHVENSLACLRWIADHLSTDVYLSLMAQYRPTPAVAGHPHLGRCLRPDEYEAVLRELETLGFWRGWTQALESRESYHPDFAQSHPFEW, from the coding sequence ATGAGCACTGCCCCGCGCGAATCCCAGCGCTGCTCGCTCTGCCCGCGCGCCTGCGGCGCGCGGCGGGCCGACGGGCCGCTCGGCTACTGCCGCACCGGGGCCGGCTTCCATGTCGGCTCGATCTGCCTCCACCGCGGCGAGGAGCCCGTCCTCGGCGGCGAGCGCGGCCTGTGCAACGTCTTCTTCACCCGCTGCAACCTCCAGTGCGTCTACTGCCAGAATCACCAGATCAGCCGCAACCGCGGCCCGATCGTCGAGCACGAGCTCACCCTGGAGCAGGCCGTGGCCTGCATCGGGCGCGCGCTCGACACCGGCGCGCGGCACGTGGGCTTCGTGTCGCCCTCCCACTGCGTTCCGCAGATGCGCGCCCTCATCGCTGCCCTCCGCGGGCGCTCGCCGCGGCCCGTCTTCGTGATGAACACCAACGCCTACGACCGGGCCGACACGCTGGCCGCGCTCGAAGCCGAGGTGGACGTGTATCTGCCCGACCTGAAGTACCTGGATGCGGAGCTGGCGGGGCAGCTCTCCGATGCGCCCGACTACCCGGCCGTGGCGGCGGAGGCCCTGAGGGAGATGTACCGCCAGAAGGGATCGCGTCTGGTTCTGGACGCCGACGGCCAGGCGGTCGGCGGCCTCATCATCCGCCACCTGGTGCTGCCCGGGCACGTGGAGAACAGCCTCGCCTGCCTCCGCTGGATCGCCGATCACCTCTCCACCGACGTGTACCTGTCGCTCATGGCCCAGTACCGCCCCACGCCCGCGGTGGCCGGCCACCCGCATCTGGGCCGCTGCCTGCGGCCCGACGAGTACGAGGCGGTGTTGAGGGAGCTCGAGACGCTCGGCTTCTGGCGCGGCTGGACCCAGGCCCTCGAGAGCCGCGAGAGCTATCACCCCGACTTCGCCCAGTCGCACCCCTTCGAGTGGTGA
- a CDS encoding polyprenol monophosphomannose synthase: MPRTLIVLATYNERENLPALVQALLALGLPDLDILVVDDNSPDGTGQLADELAATHGNIRVLHRAGKLGLGTAHVAAMRHAIEHGYDFVVTMDADFSHHPRYLPDILARRDDADLILGSRYVPGGGVRNWGRLRRLMSWGANAYVRLLLGLRPRDCSGAYKCYRVATLRRVDLDHIVAKGYAFQEEITWRMQLAGARIVEVPIVFENRRLGQTKMSWREIAGLFTTVLRLRWRKLRGRLHHSKGCDWAKSG; encoded by the coding sequence ATGCCCCGCACCCTCATCGTGCTGGCCACCTACAACGAGCGCGAGAACCTCCCCGCCCTCGTCCAGGCCCTTCTCGCGCTCGGCCTGCCCGACCTCGACATTCTGGTGGTAGACGACAATTCGCCCGACGGCACCGGCCAGCTCGCCGACGAGCTGGCCGCAACGCACGGCAACATCCGCGTGCTTCACCGCGCGGGCAAGCTCGGCCTCGGCACCGCCCACGTGGCGGCCATGCGCCACGCCATCGAACACGGCTACGACTTCGTGGTGACCATGGACGCCGACTTCTCGCACCACCCGCGCTACCTGCCCGACATCCTGGCCCGCCGCGACGACGCCGACCTCATCCTCGGCTCGCGCTACGTGCCGGGCGGCGGTGTGCGCAACTGGGGCCGGCTGCGGCGGCTCATGAGCTGGGGCGCCAACGCCTACGTGCGCCTTCTCCTCGGCCTCCGGCCGCGCGATTGCAGCGGCGCCTACAAGTGCTACCGCGTCGCCACGCTGCGGCGAGTGGACCTCGATCACATCGTGGCCAAGGGTTATGCGTTCCAGGAGGAGATCACCTGGCGCATGCAGCTCGCCGGCGCGCGCATCGTCGAGGTGCCCATCGTCTTCGAGAATCGCCGGCTGGGGCAGACCAAGATGTCGTGGCGCGAGATCGCCGGCCTCTTCACCACCGTGCTGCGGCTGCGCTGGCGCAAGCTCCGCGGGCGCCTTCACCACTCGAAGGGGTGCGACTGGGCGAAGTCGGGGTGA
- a CDS encoding sugar phosphate isomerase/epimerase gives MKFCLNPITLGERDLPTAVEASAKAGFTALELWLPHVERFVAEGRPAADARALLKDHGLEAAGACYVAGLLTSTGDAKRKAFDAAKARFELCQELGARAIVCVGDGPAAPTLDDYHTAAEQAREVCDLAGSFGLGVALEFVAGFPFIGTLATAAKVVNDADHHNLGILFDCFHFWAGRSKMEDFDALRGAPIAFVHLNDARCLPRELLRDSDRVLPGQGAFPLREIVRRIAATGYDGYYSLELFNPELWAADPFDAAARCHETCQAFAAGL, from the coding sequence GTGAAGTTCTGCCTCAACCCGATCACCCTGGGCGAACGCGACTTGCCCACTGCGGTCGAGGCCAGCGCCAAGGCCGGCTTCACCGCCCTGGAGCTCTGGCTGCCCCACGTCGAGAGGTTCGTCGCCGAGGGGCGCCCGGCCGCCGACGCCCGCGCCCTGCTCAAGGACCACGGCCTCGAGGCCGCGGGCGCCTGCTACGTCGCCGGCCTGCTCACCTCGACCGGCGACGCCAAGCGCAAGGCGTTCGACGCCGCCAAGGCCCGCTTCGAGCTCTGCCAGGAGCTCGGCGCGCGGGCCATCGTGTGCGTGGGCGACGGCCCCGCCGCCCCCACCCTCGACGACTACCACACCGCGGCCGAGCAGGCCCGCGAGGTGTGCGACCTCGCCGGCAGCTTCGGCCTCGGCGTGGCCCTCGAGTTCGTCGCCGGCTTCCCCTTCATCGGCACCCTGGCCACCGCCGCCAAAGTGGTGAACGACGCCGACCACCACAACCTCGGCATCCTCTTCGACTGCTTCCACTTCTGGGCCGGCCGCAGCAAGATGGAGGACTTCGACGCCCTCCGCGGCGCCCCCATCGCCTTCGTGCATCTCAACGACGCGCGCTGCCTGCCGCGCGAGCTCCTGCGCGACAGCGACCGCGTGCTGCCCGGCCAGGGCGCCTTCCCGCTCCGCGAGATCGTCCGCCGCATCGCCGCGACCGGCTACGACGGCTATTACTCGCTCGAGCTGTTCAACCCCGAGCTGTGGGCCGCCGACCCGTTCGACGCGGCCGCTCGCTGCCACGAGACCTGCCAGGCATTTGCCGCGGGCCTGTGA